Sequence from the Corallococcus soli genome:
GCGAAGGTCGTCACCGGGCGGAAGGACGGAGGGTGTCCCCACATGAGCCACACCTATGAGTACCCGCGCCCGGCGGTGACGGTGGACTGCGTCGTCTTCGGGTTGGACGACGAGGACCTCAAGGTGCTGCTCATCCAGCGCGGGGTGGAGCCCTACGCGGGGCGGTGGGCGCTGCCCGGCGGCTTCGTGCGCATGGAGGAGTCCCTGGAGGACGCCGCGCGCCGCGAACTGGAGGAGGAGGCGGGCCTGCGCACCAGCCACCTGGAGCAGCTCTACACGTTCGGTGCCCCGGAGCGGGACCCCCGGGGCCGCGTCATCACCGTGGCGTACTTCGCGCTGGTGAAGCTCAGCGCCCACCACCTGCAGGCGGCCACCGACGCGCGCGAGGCGGCGTGGTTCTCCGT
This genomic interval carries:
- a CDS encoding NUDIX hydrolase produces the protein MSHTYEYPRPAVTVDCVVFGLDDEDLKVLLIQRGVEPYAGRWALPGGFVRMEESLEDAARRELEEEAGLRTSHLEQLYTFGAPERDPRGRVITVAYFALVKLSAHHLQAATDAREAAWFSVWDTPKLAFDHADVLATALQRLKGKVRYQPIGFELLPPKFTLSQLQRLYETVLERELDKRNFRKKILAMDLLEELDEVEQDVSHRAARLYRFDHKKYKQLEKAGFNFEL